From a single Solanum dulcamara chromosome 4, daSolDulc1.2, whole genome shotgun sequence genomic region:
- the LOC129885778 gene encoding chlorophyll a-b binding protein CP24 10A, chloroplastic, which yields MATTSAAVLNGLSSSFLTGGKKSQALLGAPLAARVGDAATPKRFIVVAAAPKKSWLPGVKGGGNLVDPEWLDGSLPGDYGFDPLGLGKDPAFLKWYREAELIHGRWAMAAVVGIFVGQAWSGIPWFEAGADPGAIAPFSFGSLLGTQLLLMGWVESKRWVDFFDPDSQSIEWATPWSKTAENFANFTGEQGYPGGKFFDPLALAGTLNNGVYIPDTEKLERLKVAEIKHARLAMLAMLIFYFEAGQGKTPLGALGL from the exons ATGGCTACAACATCTGCTGCAGTGCTTAATGGTTTGAGCTCCTCTTTCTTGACTGGTGGCAAGAAAAGTCAGGCCTTGTTAGGTGCTCCCCTTGCCGCCAGAGTTGGTGATGCTGCCACTCCCAAGAGGTTCATTGTGGTGGCTGCTGCTCCCAAGAAATCTTGGCTTCCTGGTGTAAAGGGTGGTGGCAATTTGGTTGACCCTGAGTGGCTCGATGGCTC GCTCCCTGGTGACTATGGTTTTGATCCACTTGGTCTTGGGAAGGACCCTGCATTCTTGAAATGGTACAGAGAAGCTGAGCTCATTCATGGCAGATGGGCAATGGCTGCAGTAGTTGGCATCTTTGTTGGTCAAGCCTGGAGTGGCATTCCATGGTTCGAGGCAGGTGCTGACCCTGGTGCTATTGCACCTTTCTCTTTTGGATCACTTCTTGGCACTCAGCTTCTCCTCATGGGTTGGGTTGAGAGCAAAAGGTGGGTCGACTTCTTTGACCCTGACTCTCAGTCCATAGAATGGGCCACTCCATGGTCCAAGACTGCTGAGAACTTTGCCAACTTCACAGGCGAACAGGGTTACCCTGGTGGCAAATTCTTCGATCCTTTGGCATTAGCTGGTACGCTTAACAATGGAGTTTACATCCCAGACACAGAGAAGCTTGAGAGATTAAAGGTTGCTGAGATCAAACATGCTAGACTTGCTATGTTAGCCATGTTAATTTTCTATTTTGAAGCAGGGCAAGGGAAGACACCCCTGGGAGCTCTTGGTTTGTAA
- the LOC129885777 gene encoding protein WHAT'S THIS FACTOR 9, mitochondrial, whose product MNLLEKSLFSTLKSIATQNIVSHYHNLQQHRTIVKVRLKWVKNRGLDHIIDVQTDLKAACLLKDAIVRSPVGYLTAKSLADSQKLLGLTVPTLRFIRRYPTLFEEFPHPKYQSLPCFKLTHIAKNLHDQESKVFEDNQTDLVERLSKVLMMTTNRMVALQSLHPLKWDLGLPDDFDKKLTKKFPDHFRIVKGTNGLACLKLVQWPEKYAVSELQKMNDDSSPLAGYREFKKGKAALEFPMSFPRGYGAQKKVKAWMDEFQKLPYISPYEDSRGIDPNSDLMEKRVVGVLHEFLSLTLYKKTKRNYLRSLRKELYLPDRFTRIFTRYPGIFYLSLKCKTTTVALREGYRRGRLVNPHPLTRHRDKFHHVMRTGLIYRSKGVDILPQLDNVLDEEESELTDEEEIELTDECDGTSDAETGSDED is encoded by the exons ATGAATTTGTTAGAAAAATCTCTATTCTCAACCCTAAAATCCATAGCCACCCAAAACATTGTTTCCCATTATCACAATCTTCAGCAACATAGAACCATAGTGAAAGTCCGTTTGAAATGGGTGAAAAACAGAGGTTTGGACCACATTATCGATGTCCAAACGGATCTTAAAGCAGCTTGTTTACTAAAAGACGCTATTGTGCGTTCACCAGTTGGGTATCTTACTGCTAAGTCGCTTGCTGATTCCCAAAAACTCCTTGGACTTACAGTTCCTACACTTAGGTTCATTCGAAGATACCCAACTCTTTTTGAGGAGTTTCCTCACCCAAAGTACCAATCTTTGCCTTGTTTTAAGCTTACCCATATTGCTAAAAATCTTCATGATCAAGAATCGAAGGTGTTTGAAGATAACCAGACTGATTTGGTTGAAAGGCTTTCCaaagttcttatgatgacaacCAACAGAATG GTGGCGCTGCAATCATTACATCCTTTGAAATGGGATTTAGGATTGCCTGATGATTTTGATAAGAAATTAACTAAGAAATTTCCAGATCATTTTAGGATAGTTAAGGGAACAAATGGGTTGGCTTGCTTAAAGCTTGTTCAGTGGCCAGAAAAATATGCTGTGTCTGAGTTGCAAAAGATGAATGATGATAGCAGCCCTCTGGCGGGGTATAGGGAATTTAAAAAGGGCAAAGCTGCATTAGAATTTCCCATGAGTTTCCCAAGGGGATATGGGGCACAGAAGAAGGTCAAGGCCTGGATGGATGAGTTTCAGAAGCTGCCTTACATCTCACCTTACGAGGATTCAAGGGGAATCGACCCCAATAGTGATCTTATGGAAAAGAGAGTAGTTGGGGTTTTACATGAGTTCCTGAGCTTGACACTATACaagaaaacaaagagaaatTACTTGAGGAGCCTGAGAAAGGAATTATACCTTCCAGATAGATTTACTCGAATATTTACTAGGTATCCAGGAATATTTTACCTCTCACTCAAGTGCAAGACGACGACTGTGGCATTGAGAGAGGGGTACCGTCGTGGGAGACTTGTAAATCCACATCCTCTGACACGCCACAGGGATAAGTTTCATCATGTTATGAGGACTGGGTTAATTTACCGAAGCAAAGGAGTGGACATTTTGCCTCAGCTGGATAATGtgcttgatgaagaagagagtGAATTGACTGATGAAGAAGAGATTGAATTGACTGATGAATGCGATGGAACTtctgatgcagagacaggtagtGATGAAGACTAG
- the LOC129885779 gene encoding chlorophyll a-b binding protein CP24 10B, chloroplastic → MTTTSAAVLNGLSSSFLTGGKKTQALLGAPVAARVATPKRFIVAAAAAAPKKSWIPGVKAGGNLVDPEWLDGSLPGDYGFDPLGLGKDPAFLKWYREAELIHGRWAMAAVLGIFVGQAWSGIPWFEAGADPGAIAPFSFGSLLGTQLLLMGWVESKRWVDFFDPDSQSLEWATPWSKTAENFANFTGEQGYPGGKFFDPLALAGTLNNGVYIPDTEKLERLKVAEIKHARLAMLAMLIFYFEAGQGKTPLGALGL, encoded by the exons aTGACCACCACATCTGCTGCAGTGCTGAATGGCTTGAGCTCCTCTTTCTTAACCGGTGGCAAGAAAACTCAGGCCTTGTTAGGTGCTCCTGTTGCTGCCAGAGTTGCCACTCCCAAGAGGTTCATTGTGgcagctgctgctgctgctcctAAGAAATCTTGGATTCCTGGTGTAAAAGCTGGTGGCAACTTGGTTGACCCCGAGTGGCTCGATGGCTC GCTCCCTGGTGACTATGGTTTTGATCCACTTGGTCTTGGGAAGGACCCTGCATTCTTGAAATGGTACAGAGAAGCTGAGCTCATTCATGGCAGATGGGCAATGGCTGCTGTATTGGGCATCTTTGTTGGGCAAGCATGGAGTGGCATTCCATGGTTTGAGGCTGGTGCTGATCCTGGTGCTATTGCACCTTTCTCTTTTGGATCACTTCTTGGCACTCAGCTTCTCCTCATGGGTTGGGTTGAGAGCAAAAGGTGGGTCGACTTCTTCGACCCTGACTCTCAGTCCTTAGAATGGGCCACTCCATGGTCCAAAACTGCTGAGAACTTTGCCAACTTCACAGGCGAACAGGGTTACCCTGGTGGCAAATTCTTCGATCCTTTGGCATTAGCTGGTACACTTAACAATGGAGTTTACATCCCCGACACAGAGAAGCTTGAGAGATTAAAGGTTGCTGAGATCAAGCATGCTAGACTTGCTATGTTAGCCATGTTAATTTTCTATTTTGAGGCTGGGCAAGGGAAGACACCCCTGGGAGCTCTTGGTTTGTAA
- the LOC129885780 gene encoding uncharacterized protein LOC129885780: protein MASMALSQSVFSTPTSQRFENASFPLPTSMLKQSLVASRCHSLSTHYKKIRNTFIANCATPENDSKTETPIELRYPAFPTVMDINQIREVLPHRFPFLLVDRVIEYNPGVSAVAIKNVTINDNFFPGHFPERPIMPGVLMIEAMAQVGGLVMLQPEVGGSKQNFFFAGIDKVRFRKPVVAGDTLVMRMTLIKLQKRFGIAKMEGKAYVGGDVVCEGEFLMATGSE from the exons ATGGCTTCTATGGCTCTATCCCAATCCGTCTTCTCCACTCCCACTTCTCAAAGATTTGAGAATGCCTCCTTTCCTTTACCCACCTCCATGCTCAAACAATCTCTTGTTGCTTCCAGATGTCATTCATTGTCGACCCATTACAAGAAGATTAGGAATACTTTCATCGCCAATTGTGCTACTCCAGAAAATGATTCCAAAACAGAAACCCCAATTGAATTGA GGTACCCTGCATTTCCTACTGTGATGGATATCAATCAGATTCGCGAGGTTTTGCCCCATCG TTTTCCGTTTCTTCTAGTGGATCGAGTGATTGAATACAATCCGGGAGTGTCTGCTGTGGCCATCAAGAACGTGACCATCAATGATAACTTCTTTCCAGGCCATTTCCCTGAGAGGCCAATCATGCCTGGTGTCCTCATGATTGAG GCAATGGCCCAAGTTGGGGGCTTGGTTATGCTACAACCTGAAGTTGGAGGCTCCAAACAGAACTTCTTCTTTGCTGGAATAGACAAAGTAAGGTTCAGGAAGCCAGTGGTGGCTGGAGATACTTTGGTAATGAGAATGACACTGATCAAGCTACAGAAACGATTTGGAATAGCAAAGATGGAAGGTAAGGCATATGTAGGAGGGGATGTAGTCTGCGAGGGTGAATTCTTGATGGCTACAGGCAGTGAGTAA